One region of Carassius gibelio isolate Cgi1373 ecotype wild population from Czech Republic chromosome A1, carGib1.2-hapl.c, whole genome shotgun sequence genomic DNA includes:
- the LOC127948835 gene encoding uncharacterized protein LOC127948835, translating to MKKNVVLEEEDSESERQQASTLPSPPKMASAKKRPYSLSLLSQSSPTAVNVGCSGNERTAVSELCSERRCNITPIPLSRIREDVDSLSGGNITPSQVRTDHSGILINRRTTATPTHAQNADFSESVIRTILTNQEVIKDQMGILVKLVHQLKGTAEESPSLPPETLLVATLQELLVLEGKLLDQEFKKTLTITLAQRGGTTVKDTVWRMMGYLLTNELARQMNWKGANGKAAFKNLILRGIINEAVRRNRLTATTTDQETELWIKRWLRLAGDRDGGHRARQRTDN from the exons AT GAAGAAGAATGTAGTCCTTGAAGAGGAAGACAGTGAAAGTGAGAGGCAGCAAGCATCCACACTACCCAGCCCTCCCAAAATGGCTTCTGCAAAGAAGCGGCCTTATTCACTCTCCCTGCTTTCACAGT CGTCTCCTACAGCCGTCAACGTAGGATGCTCAGGCAATGAAAGGACTGCTGTCAGTGAAT TGTGCTCCGAAAGAAGGTGCAACATAACACCTATCCCACTGTCAAGAATTAGAGAGGATGTTGATT CTCTCAGTGGAGGAAACATCACACCATCCCAGGTCAGAACTGACCATTCCGGCATAT TGATTAATAGAAGAACCACAGCTACACCAACTCATGCCCAAAATGCAGACTTCAGTGAAT CTGTGATACGAACCATCCTGACCAATCAAGAAGTCATCAAAGATCAGATGGGCATTTTGGTGAAGCTAGTTCATCAGTTAAAGGGGACTGCAGAAGAGAGCCCATCTCTACCACCGGAAACCCTTCTGGTTGCAACCCTTCAAGAGCTTCTGGTTTTGGAGGGAAAGCTGCTTGATCAAGAATTCAAGAAAACTCTG ACGATTACCTTGGCACAAAGAGGAGGTACAACCGTTAAGGACACTGTTTGGAGAATGATGGGATACCTCTTGACCAATGAACTTGCCAGACAGATGAATTGGAAAGGAGCCAATGGCAAGGCAGCCTTCAAGAACCTTATTCTAAGAGGGATAATCAATG AGGCTGTACGAAGAAACCGActtacagcaacaacaacagatCAAGAAACTGAACTGTGGATTAAAAGGTGGCTCCGTCTTGCTGGAGACAGAGATGGAGGACACCGTGCCAGGCAGCGAACTGATAACTGA